A single genomic interval of Bacillus smithii harbors:
- a CDS encoding YwpF family protein, with translation MKTFKLVSLQFIEDQDAKDIDFIDGLIINKEDEKRTWLIELFTDLSYYDYFRDVQQRDKDLEIQVIISRPENSPAYFFGHIHCIKKMESNVSVLLQGRLTNRQNEFAERLLTDLVQMGLSGEQLVREFSVNLKKRPGHPVAKIR, from the coding sequence ATGAAAACCTTTAAATTAGTCAGTCTTCAATTTATCGAGGATCAAGACGCTAAAGACATTGATTTCATTGATGGATTAATTATTAATAAAGAAGATGAAAAGCGGACGTGGCTGATTGAGCTTTTTACGGATCTATCCTATTACGATTATTTCCGTGACGTTCAACAAAGAGATAAAGACTTGGAAATTCAAGTCATCATATCCCGCCCTGAAAACAGCCCGGCTTATTTTTTCGGCCATATCCATTGCATCAAAAAAATGGAATCCAACGTAAGCGTCTTGTTGCAAGGACGTTTAACCAACAGACAAAACGAATTTGCCGAACGTCTTCTTACGGATTTGGTCCAAATGGGATTGAGCGGTGAACAGCTTGTTCGAGAATTTTCCGTCAACTTAAAAAAAAGACCCGGCCATCCCGTTGCCAAGATTCGTTAA
- the fabZ gene encoding 3-hydroxyacyl-ACP dehydratase FabZ: MLDLQQIKDIIPHRYPFLLIDRIEELEDGKRAVGIKNVTGNEEFFNGHFPDYPVMPGVLIVEALAQVGAVAVLNKEENRGKLAFFAGIDKCRFKKQVKPGDQLRLEVELVRVRGSIGKGQATATVNGEIVCEAEITFALGDRSQSK, translated from the coding sequence ATGTTGGATTTGCAACAGATCAAAGACATTATCCCGCACCGCTATCCGTTTTTGCTGATTGATCGGATCGAAGAATTGGAAGACGGCAAAAGAGCGGTGGGAATTAAAAACGTAACGGGCAATGAAGAATTTTTTAACGGCCATTTTCCCGATTACCCTGTCATGCCGGGAGTACTTATTGTAGAGGCGCTGGCTCAAGTAGGAGCAGTGGCGGTTTTGAATAAGGAAGAAAACCGGGGAAAGCTCGCTTTTTTTGCCGGAATCGACAAATGCCGTTTTAAAAAGCAAGTAAAACCTGGAGATCAGCTTCGCCTTGAAGTGGAACTTGTGCGGGTTAGAGGAAGCATCGGCAAAGGCCAAGCGACGGCTACAGTGAACGGGGAAATCGTTTGTGAAGCGGAAATTACGTTTGCACTAGGGGATCGTTCGCAATCGAAATAA
- a CDS encoding DNA-directed RNA polymerase subunit beta, translated as MTEQQRKVRKKKKLTPLGRFIVNLFLVAFTAFVGAVIGYSVIGHGKPMDVLKPSMWMNLFSTIKDLLLSKEA; from the coding sequence ATGACAGAACAGCAGAGAAAAGTTAGAAAGAAAAAGAAATTAACGCCCCTGGGACGATTTATAGTGAATCTTTTCTTAGTTGCATTCACAGCGTTTGTTGGGGCGGTCATCGGCTATAGCGTCATTGGGCATGGGAAGCCGATGGATGTTTTAAAGCCATCGATGTGGATGAATTTATTTTCGACGATAAAGGACTTGTTATTGTCTAAGGAGGCATAA
- a CDS encoding flagellar hook-basal body protein, with protein sequence MNRIMINATNTLGQLQKQLDVISNNLANADTNGFKSREATFSDLLVQQFQNQLYPNREIGRMTPEGIRLGTGAKLAQTKMNTKLGPIQTTGRSLDLALTNENQYFKVLVQENGREEIRFTRNGAFCLSPVNGNQVMLVTAEGYPVLDEQNRPVQLNRQAGQNITVDKTGRLSVGGGQAVNLGIVSIERPQYLEQKGNNLLGLPADSTVAIGEVARDLTGALRSEISVQQGALEKSNVDISKEMTDMINVQRSYQFQSRSVTLGDQMMGLVNSLR encoded by the coding sequence GTGAACCGCATAATGATCAATGCTACTAATACATTGGGCCAATTGCAAAAACAGCTGGACGTCATTAGCAACAATTTAGCGAACGCTGACACGAATGGCTTTAAAAGCCGTGAAGCCACTTTTTCCGACCTGCTAGTCCAACAGTTTCAGAATCAGCTTTACCCAAACAGAGAGATAGGAAGAATGACACCGGAAGGGATTCGATTGGGAACGGGAGCCAAATTGGCCCAAACCAAAATGAATACGAAATTGGGACCTATTCAAACAACGGGACGTTCCTTGGACTTGGCATTGACAAATGAAAATCAATACTTTAAAGTTTTGGTTCAGGAAAATGGGCGGGAAGAGATTCGTTTTACGCGAAATGGTGCTTTTTGTCTTTCCCCTGTGAACGGCAATCAAGTCATGCTTGTCACAGCCGAAGGATATCCTGTGTTAGATGAACAAAATCGGCCTGTTCAATTGAACCGGCAAGCGGGTCAAAACATAACAGTGGATAAAACGGGAAGGCTTTCGGTCGGAGGAGGACAAGCAGTGAATTTGGGAATCGTGTCCATTGAAAGGCCTCAATATTTAGAACAAAAAGGAAATAACTTGCTTGGTCTTCCTGCTGACAGCACAGTAGCCATTGGGGAAGTCGCACGCGATTTAACGGGGGCTCTTCGCAGTGAAATCAGCGTTCAACAAGGAGCGCTTGAGAAGTCCAATGTCGATATTTCCAAAGAAATGACGGATATGATCAACGTCCAGCGTTCTTATCAATTTCAATCCCGGTCGGTTACTCTTGGCGATCAAATGATGGGGCTTGTGAATAGTCTTCGCTAA
- a CDS encoding flagellar hook-basal body protein, with protein MFRGFYTAASGMIAQQRRTELLTNNMANANTPGYKTDKSSLRAFPEMLLSRLDEYGKLAKIPSYTTVGSLNTGVYMQETIPNFVQGDLQETGNKTDLALLDIFVPGNQGANSKGTVFFAVQGPNGIRYTRNGNFTVNGLGYLTTADGLNVLDTNGNPIRVQTDNLKIDEQGRIFDNGEYVAQLGVSYAANPDSLVKEGDGLYRLDNGTLPNAFQVNNIRFRIQQGFTERSNVDAAQTMTDMLAAYRAYESNQKVLQAYDRSMDKAVNEVGRIN; from the coding sequence ATGTTCAGAGGGTTTTATACAGCGGCTTCGGGCATGATCGCTCAACAAAGAAGAACAGAGCTGCTGACGAATAATATGGCTAATGCTAATACGCCAGGATATAAAACGGATAAATCCTCGCTTCGGGCTTTTCCGGAAATGCTGTTAAGCCGCTTGGACGAATATGGCAAGCTGGCGAAAATCCCTTCTTATACAACGGTTGGGAGCTTAAATACGGGTGTCTATATGCAAGAAACCATTCCCAACTTTGTTCAAGGAGACTTGCAGGAAACAGGAAACAAAACCGATTTGGCGCTGTTGGATATATTCGTGCCGGGAAATCAAGGGGCTAATTCAAAGGGAACGGTCTTTTTTGCTGTCCAGGGGCCAAATGGCATACGGTATACACGCAATGGAAATTTTACTGTCAATGGACTTGGCTATTTGACAACGGCTGACGGTTTGAATGTTCTCGATACGAACGGAAATCCAATCAGGGTTCAAACAGATAATTTGAAAATTGACGAACAAGGGCGAATTTTTGATAATGGGGAGTATGTGGCGCAATTAGGCGTGTCTTATGCGGCCAATCCCGACTCTTTAGTCAAAGAAGGGGATGGGCTTTATCGTTTGGATAACGGGACGCTTCCAAACGCTTTTCAAGTGAATAATATCCGCTTTCGAATTCAGCAAGGATTTACGGAACGATCCAACGTGGATGCCGCTCAAACCATGACCGATATGTTAGCCGCTTATCGTGCGTATGAGTCGAATCAGAAGGTGTTGCAGGCTTATGACCGCAGCATGGACAAAGCCGTCAATGAAGTGGGGAGAATCAATTAG